Part of the Picrophilus oshimae DSM 9789 genome, AAGTCACTGCCTGATGGAACATACAATGTTACAATAACAAGTGTGCAAAAGGATGGCCTGTCATCATCTGGTTATACTACAATGAACATAGATAATTCAGCGGTTTCATTGAAGAGCAAAGCATTAATGGATTCATACTATGGATACATAGCAATAGCGCTTGCTGTAATTGCAATAATAATAGGAATAGTTGCAATAGTAATAAAAAGGAAATAATTTTATTTAAATAATTTATTATATAATTTATTAATAACCATTTATGAACAGAATTATATTTGCGCTTGATGTTTATGATTATAATGAGGCTTTAAGCTTATCAAGGGAGCTTTCAAATGATGTCTTTGCGATAAAGGTAAACTGGCCGCTTGTTATGAACAACGGCATATCAATAGTTAAAGAGATATCAAGGTATTCAAATGTTATATGTGATTTCAAGATAGCGGATATAGACAACACAAACAGGCTTATAACTGAAAAGGCCAGGGAAAACAATGCCTGGGGGATTATAACACATTCATTTACAGGCAGAAGGAGCCTAAAGGCTGTTGTTTCTGCTGCCGGTGACATGAAGGTCTTTTCCCTTGTTTCAATGTCCCAGGAATCATTCATAGATAATTACACGGACGATCTTGTTAAAATGTCCATGGAGGAAAATGTTTACGGCCTTGTTGCTCCTGGAAACAGAATAGATATTTTAAGACATATAAGATCAATGTCAGGTGATCTTAAAATAATAGCGCCTGGCATAGGTGCCCAGGGTGGAGGCATAACCGATGCAATCATGGCCGGTGCAGATTATGTAATAATAGGCAGATCAATATACAGTGATCCGGAGCCATTAAAAAAGGTTAAAAGTTTAAATGAAATTTTAGGTGATGATTAAATACTTTGTTTGTTATATATATTTATGTACATAGCAACGTTGAATTTTTCAGGTGTAATAAATGGAGGTTCCATATCAAGATATTTACCGGTCTTTGATTATATAAAATCAAAGAAGAAGATTGCCGGCCTAATATTAATCATAAATTCCGGTGGTGGCGATGCAAACGCAACCGAGATATTATACAATAAGCTCCTGGATGTTTCAAAAAGCAAGCCTGTTTATGCACTGATAGAGGGTATAGGCGCCTCCGGTGCATACTGGCTTGCCTGTGCAGCAAGGAAGATCTATGCAATGTCCACATCGATAGTCGGATCTATAGGTGTTATATCAATATCACCTGATGTATCTGATTTCCTTGAAAACCTTGGAATAAAAATGAGGATAAACAAGATAGGAAAGTACAAGGATATTAACTCGCCGTTCAGGCACATGAACGAGGATGAAAATGAGATATTTAAAGAGCTTTTAAATGACGTTTTCCTGAGATTCAGGGAAGAGGTAAAAAAAAGAAGGAATCTAACAGATGATGAGATAAACGATACCGCAACAGGCCTTGTATTCTCTGCCAGGCAGGGACTTGAAAGGAAGTTAATAGATGGCATCGGCACCTTTGATACAGTATTAAACGCGATAAAAAATGATAATAACATAAAAACAGCAAAGATAAAAAATCTAACGCCAAGGAAGCCATTTGTTCAAAGAATTACAGGGATGGCCTTTGATGCATTCTTTGATAAGATTTTTAATAGTTAATGCAATAATCTAAAATGGATTTTAGAAATAAAAAATCTATTTACATACTGCTTGCAGGCAGCACTGAAATATCATTGATTCCAGGGATATCAGCGGCAGGTGCATCGCCAGGGGCAACATTGATGACGCCTGTTCTTGATTCAGAGATAATATACTCCGGGAAATGCCTTTCAATGGATGTAATACCCATGACCGATAATGGAATACCAACACCGGCAATTATAACCAGGGCATGCAATGTATTATCAAATGTAAAAGTGCTTATTGTTGATTCAGGATTTTATAAAAGCCCAGAAATACCGTTTTTTTACACAGGCCTTGGCCCGGCAAAAAATCCTGTAATGGAAACTGCCCTTCCAAGGTTCAATGAAGCCTTGGATTTTGGTTCCTATCTCGGGGATTTAATAGATGGCCTTTATGACAATATAATACTTGCAGAGAGTATACCAGGCGGCACAACAACAGCATACATTGTATTGAATGCACTTGGTTATAATTACATGACAAGCTCATCAATGAGGCAAAATCCTATGGAAATGAAGAGAGATTTAATGGAAAGATCCTTTAAAAGGGTATACAGGAATGAACCAATGGATGCTGTAAAAGAATACGGCGACTACATGATGGCCATGGCAATCGGCATGAGCCGTTCGGTAAAAAAATCAGATTTAATATACGCTGGCGGCACCCAAATGATAACGGTCCAGCTTCTTGATTATTTAATAAATAAGAAGAAAAGATTGGTTTACTCAACAAAGTATGTCTACAATGATGCCATGAATCTTATAAATAGCATATCGCTCAATTTTGAGTATTCGTCACCGGATTTCTCAGGAATAAAAGGACTGGAATACTATGAAAATGGATTTGTAAAGGAGGGTACAGGTTTTGGCGCTGCCTTTGCACTGGCCTCTATTTACGGAACAGAGAACGTTTATAAATCAATAATCAACGTTTATAATTCATTCCTGCGGTTTTGATTCCCTTATTTTTTCTTCTATTTCCTTAAAGATTCTCTCAGAATCTGGTATATCCTTTATTAGATAATTACCGCTCCTTGTTATTATATATATCGACATTAAACCAAAGCGCCTTTGAAGGAAGCCGCTGTTTGTAAAAATTTCATCTATATTTTTATACTTTATCTGCCTTGATCTAAAGAAATTTCTTATGTAAAGAAAATCATCGTTTAAATCAACCTTTACGCTCATTTTGTATAAAAGGTAAAATGCGGCTGATAAATAGACAATGCCAAGAAATATTAAATAATTAAGTATGTTTTTATAGCTTATTTCAAGGAACAGTGAAAAAATAAGAACAAGTATTGTTATTTTTATCAGTGTTTTTTCAATCATGAACTTCCATAGAGCCAGCATAAAACCTTTACACCATCTGAATCAATAAAACCGGGCTCCTGGGTTTTGCATATATCCATAACAAAGGGGCACCTGTCACTGAACCTGCAGCCTGCCGGCAGATTTATTAAGCTTGGCACACCACCCGTTGGCGATTTTAATTCTTTTGTTTCAAATGATGGAACCGAAGATAGAAGCAGCTGCGTGTATGGATGCTTTGGATTCTCTATAACCTTTTTTGTATCACCGTATTCAACAATTTTCCCTGCATATATAACGGCAATTTTATCAGATATGTATTTTGCAACGCCTATATTATGCGTTATAAATATGTAAGTAAGATTATACTCCTTTTGAAGATCTATTAAAAGATTTAATATCTGTGCCTGTATTGATTCATCAAGGGCCGATGTTGGCTCGTCAAGCACTATTAACTCCGGCCTCTTTATTATTGCCCTGGCTATTGCAACCCTCTGAACCTGACCACCGGAAAGCTCCTTTGGCTCCTTGTTTCCTATTTCATCGTAATCAAGACCAACGTTTTTAAGCATCTGCCTTACCTGGTCTGCATCAAAATGGCCAAGCGGCTCTGAAACAAGGGATTTAATCTTCATTCTTGGATTTACCGAAACTGCCGGATTCTGAAAGACCATTGATGTCTTTTTTCTTACCTCGTTGATGTTCTTTTTTGAAACCTCAATGTTTTCAAAGTAGATCTTTCCATCTGTTGGCTCCTCTATGGTCGATATTAATTTTCCCATGGTTGTTTTTCCTGATCCGGATTCGCCGACAACGGCCAGTATCGTTCCCTTCTCAACGCTTATCGAAACGTTATCCAGGGCCTTAACGTATATGGGCTTCTTGCCAAAAAGCCTGTCCAGAATCTGTATCTTCTCGGCAAGATAGTACTTTTTAATATTCTCTAGTGAAAGTATATCACTCATATAACCAGCACCTTATCCTTGAATTGCCTTTGGAAACAATCAAATCTGGTTCCATCTCCCTGCATTTGTCAAAGGCCTTTTCACACCTTGGGTTGAACTTGCAGCCAGCAGGAAGATTAAAAAATGATGGTGGCGACCCTGATATGTAATAAAGCTTTGTTTCAGTTTTATACTTTGTTGGAACGCTAAGCAGAAGCGCTATTGTATAAGGATGCTTTGGATTCTTTATAATCTCCTCGGAATCATTGAGCTCCATTATCCTGCCTGCATACATAACCATGATCCTGTTTGATATTGAATATGCCAGACTCAGATCATGCGTTATGAATATTATTGACATCTTGTAATCCCTGTTAAGCTCCTTTAAAAGGTTTATAACCTGTGCCTGTATTGTCACATCCAGCGCCGTTGTTGGCTCATCGGCTATTAAAAGCTTTGGTCTTAGTATTAATGCCATGGATATAACTATCCTCTGAACCTGACCACCGGAAAGCTCATGTGGATATCTTTTCATAATCTTTTCAGGGTCAGGGAGCCTCATGGCCCTTAATGTATCTATGACCAATCTTTCCATGGCCTCCTCATCAAGGTTTTCGTTTGATCTGTCATTTCTTACCCTGGCAGCCTCCATTAACTGGTATCCAACAGTCTTTACCGGATTTAGGCTGTTAAGCGGGTTCTGGAAGATCATAAATATCGTTGTACCACGCATGTTTGTTATCTCTGATTCGCTCATTGGAACGATGTCCTTTCCATCAACGATGACTGAACCGGTTTCTATTGCAGATGGCGGTAGAAGCTTTGTAATTGCACCGCCCAGCGTGCTCTTTCCTGATCCTGATTCTCCAACTATTGATATTATATCACCTGTGTCCATTGATAATTCAAAATTATTAAGCACGTTTGAAATACCGTTAACAGTCTTATACGAAACATTAAGATTTTTTATTTCTAGAAGCATCTTAACACCTTAATAGTCTATCCTGTTATTAATTATATCCTGATAGCGATCGCCAACAAGAACGAAGCCGACAACGATTAAAAGTATTGCCAGACTTGGGAATATTGAATACCACCAGTCAGCGGGCAGGTATCCAAGCCCGTTTGATGCCATCGCACCAAGCTCCGGTATCGGTGTTGTTATTCCTATACCAAGGAATGCAAGTGTTGCATATGTTAATATTACATTTCCAAAGTCAAGGGCTGCGTATGCTATAACAGGATCAACACTGTTCAGGAACAGGTATTTAATGAATAATGACACTGGATTAACGCCGTTTATCTTTGCTGCCTTTACATAGTCCATTTCCTTGACGCGCAGTGTCTGTGCACGGAAGAACCTTGCATACGTTGGCCACCAGACAATGCTTAATGCGAGTATAACAGCATCAAAGCCAGCCTTTAATGGTATTGCTATTGCTATAACGAGTATAATTGCCGGCAGTGAAAGAAATGCGTCTGTTAATCTCATTATTATGGTTTCAACCCAGCCACCAAGATATCCAGATGCTATGCCAAGAAGTGCACCTATGATAATGGCGCTGAAAACAACTATGACCGCAACGGATGCATCCTTTGGCATTGAGAAGAGCATCCTTGACAATATTGATTCGCCAAGCTCATTTGTTCCAAATATGAGCCAGAGGTGCTTTGTTGAGGGCGCTGCAAGTGAATAATTAAAATTAACCGCAAATGGATTCGATGGAAGCAGGGCATATCCCCATGCCGCCTTTCCTGGTAGTTCCGCTATGAATTCCATTATGCCCTGTATTAATGACCATAATAAAAACCAGCCAACTATTACAAGGCCGATAACTGCGGATTTATCCTTTATAAACATTCTAAGATAACCCAGAACGGGATTTTTTCTCTTAACCTTCTGTTTAAGAATGCCTGGAGTTTCATCTATCATTGTACTCTCACCCTTGGATCTATAATGCCGTATAGTATATCGGCAACAAGATTTGCTATAATTATTGAGATTGCTATTATAACCGTCGTTGATAGTATTGCTATGTAATCCAGTGAATATATCGAATGAACTATGAACCAGCCCATACCATGGTAATCAAAAACGTCCTCAACAACAACGGCACCTGCAACTGCATAACCGAAGTTTAGTGCCAGAAGCGTTACAATTGGTATTGATGCGTTTCTCAACGCTGTTCTATAAACGGCACTCCTTCTTCTTATGCCCTTCATTAACTCTAGTTTAAAGTAATCTGATTCCATGGCATCAAGCATTGAGGCCCTGGTCAATCTTGTAACTATACCAAAGCTAAGTAATGCTATTGCAATAACCGGAAGGACCATATGACGTAACATGCTGTCGAAGTATGGTATGTCGCCTGTTATAAGTGCATTAAGCAATGGGAATGGCGTAACATGTGGTGGTGCGGTAAGAACCGGGTTAACCATGCCTGTTGGTGGCAATAATCTTAAATAATAGGCAACGACAAGCTGTATTATTATTGCTATGAAAAATGGTGGGCTTGCCCACGTAACCAGGTATATACCCTTAACTGTATGATCCTGAACCTTTCTCCTGTTTGATGCACCATATGCACCTGTTATTAAACCAAGAATTGTTGCAAGTATTATTGCAGGTATAACTATTTCAAGTGTTCTTGGCAGGTACGTGCCTATTAAAACAATCTCGGGTTCATGATAAACAGGATCGTATCCTAGATTGCCGTGAAATACGTTGCCTATGTATGTAAGAACCTGCGCGTACAATGGCGCATTTAAATGATACTCCTTAATAATGGATGTTAATTCCGCCTTTGTTGCCCTGGGACCTGCATATATCTTTGCAAGAGCATACGGCGTCGGGGCTATTATATGTATAAGCAAATATACTATTGTTATTATAACAATAAGTGTAACAATAGCATATATGGCCCTTCTGACTATGTATATTATCAAATTAGTATTCATTCGGCTTTAAAATGAAAATATTGTATTTAACATTTATGAATGTACATTTTAAATAATGGAGATAAAAATGTCAATTAAATTTATATACCTGTTTATATAACGGTTTTTTAAAATTCATTTTGATAAAATAAATATAAAAATAAATGTTTATTAAATAGCAAGCAATTACCAATAAATGTATGACCCTGCTGAGAAATATTTTAACTGTACAGATATTCAAAGGGCATTCTTTGAGGCCGGCATAAAACTTGGAGCAATTTTTCATCAATACACAGGTATACCGGTAAACAGTGAAAATGCTTCAATGGCTGAAGAGTTTATAGAAAGAAGCACAATGATACAGCCTTTTGTTGAAAATGTAAGGATAAGCATTAATAATGTAAAAAGATCCAGTGGAACCTATTCATATTCATCTTTAAATGAAAAAATGCTGCATGCAGAGGTTTTAATAAACTATAATGGAAAAAAGGTGCTTGGCGTATTAAATTATGATGAGGGTCTCGATTACCCTGTAATGTATGCAAAGGAGGTTTTATAATGGTTAAGGTTGGTATAACTGGACCTGTTGGTTCAATAAAGGCTGAGGCCTTGGCAAAGATTATGGAGATGCTGGCCAATGAGGGAAAAATCATAGAGGGTT contains:
- a CDS encoding dihydroneopterin aldolase family protein translates to MYDPAEKYFNCTDIQRAFFEAGIKLGAIFHQYTGIPVNSENASMAEEFIERSTMIQPFVENVRISINNVKRSSGTYSYSSLNEKMLHAEVLINYNGKKVLGVLNYDEGLDYPVMYAKEVL
- the sppA gene encoding signal peptide peptidase SppA — its product is MYIATLNFSGVINGGSISRYLPVFDYIKSKKKIAGLILIINSGGGDANATEILYNKLLDVSKSKPVYALIEGIGASGAYWLACAARKIYAMSTSIVGSIGVISISPDVSDFLENLGIKMRINKIGKYKDINSPFRHMNEDENEIFKELLNDVFLRFREEVKKRRNLTDDEINDTATGLVFSARQGLERKLIDGIGTFDTVLNAIKNDNNIKTAKIKNLTPRKPFVQRITGMAFDAFFDKIFNS
- a CDS encoding ABC transporter ATP-binding protein, yielding MSDILSLENIKKYYLAEKIQILDRLFGKKPIYVKALDNVSISVEKGTILAVVGESGSGKTTMGKLISTIEEPTDGKIYFENIEVSKKNINEVRKKTSMVFQNPAVSVNPRMKIKSLVSEPLGHFDADQVRQMLKNVGLDYDEIGNKEPKELSGGQVQRVAIARAIIKRPELIVLDEPTSALDESIQAQILNLLIDLQKEYNLTYIFITHNIGVAKYISDKIAVIYAGKIVEYGDTKKVIENPKHPYTQLLLSSVPSFETKELKSPTGGVPSLINLPAGCRFSDRCPFVMDICKTQEPGFIDSDGVKVLCWLYGSS
- a CDS encoding nicotinate-nucleotide--dimethylbenzimidazole phosphoribosyltransferase, whose amino-acid sequence is MDFRNKKSIYILLAGSTEISLIPGISAAGASPGATLMTPVLDSEIIYSGKCLSMDVIPMTDNGIPTPAIITRACNVLSNVKVLIVDSGFYKSPEIPFFYTGLGPAKNPVMETALPRFNEALDFGSYLGDLIDGLYDNIILAESIPGGTTTAYIVLNALGYNYMTSSSMRQNPMEMKRDLMERSFKRVYRNEPMDAVKEYGDYMMAMAIGMSRSVKKSDLIYAGGTQMITVQLLDYLINKKKRLVYSTKYVYNDAMNLINSISLNFEYSSPDFSGIKGLEYYENGFVKEGTGFGAAFALASIYGTENVYKSIINVYNSFLRF
- a CDS encoding ABC transporter ATP-binding protein, producing the protein MLLEIKNLNVSYKTVNGISNVLNNFELSMDTGDIISIVGESGSGKSTLGGAITKLLPPSAIETGSVIVDGKDIVPMSESEITNMRGTTIFMIFQNPLNSLNPVKTVGYQLMEAARVRNDRSNENLDEEAMERLVIDTLRAMRLPDPEKIMKRYPHELSGGQVQRIVISMALILRPKLLIADEPTTALDVTIQAQVINLLKELNRDYKMSIIFITHDLSLAYSISNRIMVMYAGRIMELNDSEEIIKNPKHPYTIALLLSVPTKYKTETKLYYISGSPPSFFNLPAGCKFNPRCEKAFDKCREMEPDLIVSKGNSRIRCWLYE
- a CDS encoding ABC transporter permease, translating into MNTNLIIYIVRRAIYAIVTLIVIITIVYLLIHIIAPTPYALAKIYAGPRATKAELTSIIKEYHLNAPLYAQVLTYIGNVFHGNLGYDPVYHEPEIVLIGTYLPRTLEIVIPAIILATILGLITGAYGASNRRKVQDHTVKGIYLVTWASPPFFIAIIIQLVVAYYLRLLPPTGMVNPVLTAPPHVTPFPLLNALITGDIPYFDSMLRHMVLPVIAIALLSFGIVTRLTRASMLDAMESDYFKLELMKGIRRRSAVYRTALRNASIPIVTLLALNFGYAVAGAVVVEDVFDYHGMGWFIVHSIYSLDYIAILSTTVIIAISIIIANLVADILYGIIDPRVRVQ
- the pyrF gene encoding orotidine-5'-phosphate decarboxylase — protein: MNRIIFALDVYDYNEALSLSRELSNDVFAIKVNWPLVMNNGISIVKEISRYSNVICDFKIADIDNTNRLITEKARENNAWGIITHSFTGRRSLKAVVSAAGDMKVFSLVSMSQESFIDNYTDDLVKMSMEENVYGLVAPGNRIDILRHIRSMSGDLKIIAPGIGAQGGGITDAIMAGADYVIIGRSIYSDPEPLKKVKSLNEILGDD
- a CDS encoding PH domain-containing protein; the protein is MLALWKFMIEKTLIKITILVLIFSLFLEISYKNILNYLIFLGIVYLSAAFYLLYKMSVKVDLNDDFLYIRNFFRSRQIKYKNIDEIFTNSGFLQRRFGLMSIYIITRSGNYLIKDIPDSERIFKEIEEKIRESKPQE
- a CDS encoding ABC transporter permease encodes the protein MFIKDKSAVIGLVIVGWFLLWSLIQGIMEFIAELPGKAAWGYALLPSNPFAVNFNYSLAAPSTKHLWLIFGTNELGESILSRMLFSMPKDASVAVIVVFSAIIIGALLGIASGYLGGWVETIIMRLTDAFLSLPAIILVIAIAIPLKAGFDAVILALSIVWWPTYARFFRAQTLRVKEMDYVKAAKINGVNPVSLFIKYLFLNSVDPVIAYAALDFGNVILTYATLAFLGIGITTPIPELGAMASNGLGYLPADWWYSIFPSLAILLIVVGFVLVGDRYQDIINNRIDY